The proteins below come from a single Seriola aureovittata isolate HTS-2021-v1 ecotype China chromosome 23, ASM2101889v1, whole genome shotgun sequence genomic window:
- the eif4a1a gene encoding eukaryotic translation initiation factor 4A1A, producing MSAEYDNRDNGPEGMEPDGIIESNWNQIVDSFDEMNLREALLRGIYAYGFEKPSAIQQRAIIPCIKGYDVIAQAQSGTGKTATFAISILQQIDVELKGTQALVLAPTRELAQQIQKVVLALGDYMGASCYACIGGTNIRSEVQKLQAEAPHIVVGTPGRVFDMLTRKNLSSKNIKMFVLDEADEMLSRGFKDQIYEIFQKLASSTQVVLLSATMPADVLEVTKKFMREPVRILVKKEELTLEGIRQFYINVEKEEWKLDTLCDLYETLTITQAVIFINTRRKVDWLTEKMHARDFTVSALHGDMDQKERDLIMREFRSGSSRVLITTDLLARGIDVQQVSLVINYDLPTNRENYIHRIGRGGRFGRKGVAINMVTEDDKRTLRDIETFYNTTIEEMPMNVADLI from the exons agCAACTGGAACCAGATCGTGGACAGTTTTGATGAGATGAACCTGCGCGAGGCTCTGCTCAGGGGAATTTATGCCTATGGTTTTGAGAAGCCTTCCGCTATCCAGCAGAGAGCCATTATCCCTTGTATCAAGG GCTACGATGTGATCGCTCAGGCCCAGTCTGGAACTGGGAAGACTGCCACCTTTGCCATTTCCATCCTCCAGCAGATTGATGTGGAGCTGAAAGGCACCCAGGCTCTGGTCCTTGCTCCTACCAGGGAGCTGGCTCAGCAG ATCCAGAAGGTGGTGCTGGCCCTGGGTGACTACATGGGGGCCAGTTGCTACGCCTGTATTGGAGGGACCAACATCCGCAGTGAAGTCCAGAAGCTGCAGGCTGAGGCTCCTCACATCGTGGTGGGAACTCCTGGCCGTGTCTTCGACATGTTAACTCGCAAAAACCTCT CCTCTAAGAACATCAAGATGTTCGTGCTGGATGAGGCTGACGAGATGCTGAGTCGAGGGTTCAAGGACCAGATCTATGAGATTTTCCAGAAACTTGCAAGCAGCACACAG GTTGTCCTTCTGTCGGCCACCATGCCAGCCGACGTCTTGGAGGTCACAAAGAAGTTCATGCGTGAACCGGTCCGGATCCTGGTGAAGAAGGAGGAGCTGACCCTGGAGGGTATCCGTCAGTTCTACATCAACGTGGAGAAAGAG GAGTGGAAGCTGGACACGCTGTGTGACCTGTACGAAACCCTGACCATCACACAAGCTGTCATCTTCATCAACACGAGGAGGAAAGTGGACTGGCTCACTGAGAAGATGCACGCCAGAGACTTCACCGTGTCCGCTCTG CACGGTGACATGGaccagaaagagagagacttgaTCATGAGGGAGTTCCGCTCTGGCTCCAGTCGAGTCCTCATCACCACTGACCTGCTG GCCAGAGGTATTGATGTCCAGCAGGTGTCTCTAGTCATCAACTACGACCTGCCGACCAACAGGGAAAACTACATCCACAG GATTGGTCGGGGTGGTCGTTTCGGCAGGAAGGGAGTAGCCATCAACATGGTGACCGAGGATGACAAGCGCACCCTAAGGGACATTGAGACGTTCTACAACACCACCATCGAGGAGATGCCCATGAATGTGGCCGATCTGATCTAG